One stretch of Prunus persica cultivar Lovell chromosome G1, Prunus_persica_NCBIv2, whole genome shotgun sequence DNA includes these proteins:
- the LOC18792956 gene encoding chloride channel protein CLC-c, whose amino-acid sequence MELEENSIEIDKKREMKLRQPLLVKNRRNHTSQHAIVGANICPIESLDYEIIENDLFKQDWRSRTRVEILQYVSLKWTLVLLIGLSTGLVGFFNNLAVENIAGFKLFLTNNLMLQEKYYQAFAAFACCNMVLAAVAAALCAYISPAAAGSGIPEVKAYLNGVDAHSILAPSTLFVKIFGSVFGVAAGFVVGKEGPMVHTGACIASLFGQGGSRKYHLTWKCLRYFKNDRDRRDLITCGAAAGVAAAFCAPVGGVLFALEEAASWWRSALLWRTFFTTAVVAVLLRGFIEFCKGGKCGLFGEGGLIMFDVNSAKVAYSSTDLLAVISVGAIGGILGSLYNFLVDKVLRTYSIINKRGPSCKILLVVTISLLTSCCSYGLPWLSPCIPCPRRLEDHCPTIGRSGNYKNFQCPPKHYNGLASLFFSTNDDAIRKVLSSSSDGEFHLSTLFGFFVAVYCLGIVTYGIAVPSGLFIPVILAGSSYGRLVGTLLGSHCELDAGLFSLLGAASFLGGTMRTTVSLCVILLELTNNLLMLPLMMLVLLISKSVADCFNKGVYDQIVKMKGLPYMEAHSEPYMRHLVASDVLSGPLVSFSGVEKVGNILHALKTRAHNGFPVIDEPPFSNAAELCGLVLRSHLLVLLKEKKFTKLRVLMGSADIMDRLKAHDFGKAGLGKGVRLEDLDIEEEEMEMYIDLHPIANTSPYTVVETMSLAKAAIFFRELGLRHLLVVPKTPGKPPVVGILTRHDFMAEHILGLYPHFNPHD is encoded by the exons ATGGAATTGGAGGAGAATAGTATAGAAATAGACAAGAAAAGGGAAATGAAATTGAGACAACCACTTCTTGTGAAGAACAGGAGAAACCACACCTCTCAGCATGCCATTGTTGGTGCCAATATCTGCCCCATTGAAAGCCTGGACTATGA AATCATCGAGAATGATCTTTTTAAGCAGGACTGGAGGTCTAGAACGAGGGTTGAGATCCTTCAGTATGTTTCCCTCAAATGGACACTTGTGCTCCTTATTGGGCTAAGCACTGGGTTAGTTGGGTTTTTCAATAACCTAGCTGTAGAGAACATAGCTGGTTTCAAACTTTTTCTTACCAACAACCTCATGCTTCAGGAAAA GTATTATCAGGCATTTGCAGCATTCGCTTGTTGTAACATGGTCTTggctgctgttgctgctgctctTTGTGCCTATATTTCCCCTGCAGCAGCAGGCTCTGGCATACCTGAGGTTAAAGCATATCTCAATGGTGTAGATGCTCATTCTATATTGGCTCCAAGTACTCTCTTTGTAAAG ATTTTTGGTTCTGTATTTGGAGTAGCTGCTGGGTTTGTAGTGGGTAAGGAAGGACCTATGGTACACACTGGTGCTTGCATAGCCTCTTTGTTTGGACAGGGTGGCTCTCGCAAGTATCATTTGACCTGGAAATGTCTCAGGTACTTCAAAAATGACCGGGACCGACGGGATCTGATTACCTGTGGTGCTGCGGCTGGTGTTGCAGCTGCCTTCTGTGCTCCAGTTGGCGGTGTCCTTTTTGCACTAGAAGAAGCAGCTTCATG GTGGAGGAGTGCTCTTCTTTGGAGGACATTTTTCACAACAGCTGTTGTAGCAGTATTGCTAAGAGGTTTCATAGAATTTTGCAAGGGTGGTAAATGTGGACTATTTGGCGAAGGAGGCCTTATCATGTTTGATGTCAATTCAGCAAAGGTGGCCTATAGCAGCACTGATCTACTGGCAGTCATATCCGTTGGAGCCATTGGAGGCATTTTGGGAAGCCTTTACAATTTCCTTGTGGACAAAGTCCTTCGAACGTATAGCATCATAAATAA GAGAGGTCCTTCATGTAAAATTTTGCTCGTCGTTACCATTTCCCTTTTGACTTCTTGTTGCTCTTACGGCCTCCCATGGCTTTCGCCGTGCATTCCTTGTCCCCGTCGCCTGGAGGACCACTGCCCCACCATAGGTCGCTCTGGAAACTACAAGAATTTCCAGTGTCCACCTAAGCACTACAATGGCCTCGCCTCACTCTTTTTCAGTACCAATGATGATGCTATCCGCAAAGTTTTAAGCTCTAGCTCTGATGGGGAGTTCCACCTCTCCACTCTGTTTGGTTTCTTTGTTGCGGTCTACTGCCTGGGCATTGTCACTTATGGTATTGCTGTTCCCTCTGGTCTCTTCATCCCTGTTATACTTGCTGGGTCCTCCTATGGGCGCCTTGTCGGGACTCTCCTTGGTTCTCACTGTGAACTTGATGCGGGTCTCTTTTCCCTCCTTGGAGCCGCCTCCTTCCTTGGTGGCACCATGAGAACAACTGTTTCTCTTTGTGTCATACTTCTTGAGCTTACTAATAATCTTCTGATGCTTCCACTAATGATGTTAGTTCTCCTAATTTCGAAAAGTGTGGCTGATTGTTTCAACAAGGGTGTCTATGACCAAATTGTGAAGATGAAGGGATTGCCTTATATGGAGGCGCATTCAGAACCATACATGAGACACTTGGTTGCAAGTGATGTTCTCTCCGGTCCCTTGGTTTCATTTTCTGGGGTGGAGAAAGTGGGGAATATACTGCATGCACTCAAAACAAGAGCACATAATGGGTTCCCTGTGATTGATGAGCCACCTTTCTCAAATGCTGCAGAGCTGTGTGGGCTGGTTTTGAGATCTCATTTACTTGTGTTgcttaaagaaaagaaatttacaAAACTCAGGGTGTTGATGGGATCAGCAGATATTATGGATAGACTCAAAGCACATGATTTTGGAAAGGCAGGATTAGGCAAGGGGGTTAGGCTGGAGGATTTGGACATTGAGGAGGAAGAGATGGAGATGTATATTGATCTCCATCCCATTGCTAATACCTCCCCATACACTGTAGTTGAAACAATGTCCCTAGCTAAAGCTGCCATTTTCTTTCGGGAACTTGGCCTAAGGCACTTGCTGGTGGTGCCCAAGACACCAGGG AAGCCTCCAGTTGTTGGAATCTTGACAAGGCACGACTTCATGGCAGAGCACATATTGGGACTCTACCCGCACTTCAATCCCCATGACTAA
- the LOC18791626 gene encoding uncharacterized protein LOC18791626: MARGRGEREDYEKNPGLLSLLQVLSFLVVFVAGVVIGLATSAHINRHFGSQTEIYSFINHFSSNKPNEEENCTIVQGCEKVDCLSMETFLQPKNLTHDMSDDELFWRASMVPGKVEFPFERVPKVAFMFLSRGPLPMMPLWERFFQGHDKFFSIYVHVLPGYTLNVSSTSPFYGRQIPSQLVSWGTVTLVDAERRLLSNALLDFSNQRFVLLSESCIPVYNFPTVYKYLIGSNHSFVESYDDPGRYGRGRYSRKMLPEIELYQWRKGSQWFELSRTLAIYIVSETKYYTLFSRYCLPACYPDEHYMPTYFNMFHGSLNSNRTVTWVDWSLGGPHPATYGGDNITEDFVRSIRNSGALCQYNSEMTSICYLFARKFAPSALEPLLELASSVMEF; this comes from the exons ATGGCAAGAGgcaggggagagagagaagactaTGAGAAGAACCCGGGTTTGCTCTCACTCTTGCAAGTTCTCTCATTcttggttgtttttgttgctGGGGTCGTTATAGGATTAGCAACAAGCGCGCATATTAATCGGCATTTTGGTTCACAAACTGAGATTTACTCCTTCATTAATCACTTCTCCTCCAATAAGCCAAATGAGGAGGAAAATTGTACCATTGTGCAAGGTTGCGAGAAGGTTGATTGTTTGAGCATGGAGACGTTTCTTCAACCGAAGAATTTGACACACGATATGTCTGATGATGAGCTCTTTTGGAGAGCTTCAATGGTACCCGGGAAGGTAGAATTTCCATTCGAGAGAGTGCCTAAAGTGGCTTTCATGTTTTTGAGTAGAGGACCTTTGCCCATGATGCCATTGTGGGAGAGGTTTTTTCAAGGCCATGACAAGTTTTTCTCGATTTACGTGCACGTGCTTCCAGGGTATACGCTCAATGTATCTAGCACCTCTCCCTTTTATGGACGCCAAATTCCCAGTCAG CTTGTTTCATGGGGAACAGTAACACTAGTTGATGCAGAGAGGCGCCTGCTATCCAATGCCTTGCTTGACTTCTCAAATCAGCGCTTTGTTCTTCTCTCCGAGAGCTGCATCCCGGTCTATAATTTCCCTACCGTCTACAAGTATCTCATTGGCTCTAACCATAGCTTTGTTGAGTCGTACGACGATCCTGGCCGTTATGGACGTGGTCGTTACAGCCGAAAAATGCTTCCTGAGATTGAACTCTATCAATGGAGGAAAGGGTCTCAGTGGTTTGAACTTAGCCGTACGTTAGCAATTTACATAGTCTCAGAAACAAAGTACTACACCCTCTTCAGCAGGTATTGCTTGCCTGCTTGCTACCCGGATGAGCATTACATGCCAACTTACTTCAACATGTTCCATGGATCGCTAAACTCAAATCGGACTGTGACTTGGGTTGACTGGTCGCTGGGAGGTCCGCACCCTGCAACATACGGGGGAGATAACATTACAGAAGATTTTGTACGGTCAATACGAAACAGTGGAGCACTATGTCAGTACAATTCAGAGATGACATCTATTTGTTACCTATTTGCTAGGAAGTTTGCACCAAGTGCACTGGAGCCATTGCTGGAGCTGGCCTCATCAGTGATGGAATTTTGA